One part of the Alistipes onderdonkii genome encodes these proteins:
- a CDS encoding RagB/SusD family nutrient uptake outer membrane protein, with the protein MKTFYSKALKYTTAFLLCTAMAGCTSFLDEKTYSFVSGDDLYTTAANAELALTGVYDILNAGSIQGTGNQPLWGRGMHYLMMLGDEIAPNGISDPHHQIIASCGYNEEADFVSMAWFGLFVGIDRANHIIQKVPAIDMDPKRRDEIVNEAKLLRGLYRLYQAWLWGEVPLPNTPNSSAEAPREPLDKVYACIEEDLDKAYKELPDRNSNVSGRVNKWTAGSYLLKMYTYLASCKENRVGQELGSPINSFDWVDAEACWKKAAAIAEDIYAHSGYKLIRPYHYNFLADTKSSQKEECMMVMQTGAGGSNEYFLFAYWAGPQGNVGTNGGGYGWIRPTGELSDKYVTEDSRMAWNLCGSLGNNVTDYTTVNGAKYFSPVALYASGANLCHGKFRQSDPAVRTSQGIPTWASNIDFPMLRFADIVLLYAEALYKTGNESLARELVEEVRKRACTDTEGKLDESALNAMNSAYYKTDFMEELLDERSRELCVEGWRRIDLIRTGKMTEVIGGIKTVNDTGNKYYYFAPQMEPIKNNYKPYKIWMPVPKREREVNKNLSQNPGYSQTI; encoded by the coding sequence ATGAAAACGTTCTATTCGAAAGCACTAAAATACACGACTGCGTTCCTGCTTTGCACGGCGATGGCGGGCTGCACCAGTTTTCTCGACGAAAAAACCTATTCGTTCGTTTCGGGCGACGACCTCTATACCACTGCCGCGAATGCGGAGCTGGCCCTCACGGGCGTATACGACATACTCAACGCAGGATCAATTCAGGGAACCGGCAACCAGCCCCTCTGGGGACGCGGCATGCACTACCTGATGATGCTCGGCGACGAGATCGCCCCCAACGGCATCAGTGACCCGCATCATCAGATCATCGCCAGCTGCGGTTACAATGAAGAGGCTGACTTTGTCTCGATGGCATGGTTCGGACTCTTCGTCGGCATCGACCGTGCCAACCACATCATTCAGAAAGTTCCGGCTATCGACATGGATCCCAAACGCCGTGACGAAATCGTCAACGAAGCTAAGTTGCTACGCGGCCTTTACCGGCTCTATCAGGCGTGGCTCTGGGGCGAAGTCCCCCTGCCGAACACGCCCAACTCGTCGGCCGAAGCTCCGCGCGAACCGCTCGACAAGGTCTACGCCTGCATTGAGGAAGATCTCGACAAAGCCTATAAGGAACTTCCCGACCGCAATTCAAATGTAAGCGGCCGCGTAAACAAATGGACCGCGGGCAGCTATCTGCTCAAGATGTATACCTATCTGGCATCCTGCAAGGAGAACCGCGTAGGACAGGAACTCGGCTCACCGATCAACAGTTTCGACTGGGTAGATGCCGAAGCGTGCTGGAAAAAAGCCGCGGCCATCGCCGAAGATATTTATGCCCACAGCGGCTATAAGCTCATCAGGCCCTACCATTACAATTTTCTGGCCGACACCAAAAGCAGTCAGAAGGAGGAATGCATGATGGTCATGCAAACCGGAGCAGGCGGCTCGAACGAATATTTCCTCTTCGCCTACTGGGCCGGGCCGCAAGGTAACGTCGGCACGAACGGAGGCGGTTACGGCTGGATACGCCCGACTGGCGAGTTGTCGGACAAATACGTGACCGAGGACAGCCGCATGGCCTGGAACCTCTGCGGCAGTCTGGGTAACAACGTCACCGATTATACGACGGTCAACGGAGCGAAATATTTCAGTCCCGTGGCGCTTTACGCATCGGGCGCCAACCTCTGCCACGGTAAGTTCCGCCAGTCAGATCCCGCAGTCAGAACGTCGCAGGGCATTCCGACGTGGGCAAGCAATATCGACTTCCCGATGCTTCGCTTTGCCGACATCGTACTACTGTACGCCGAAGCGCTTTACAAAACAGGCAACGAATCCCTTGCGCGCGAACTGGTCGAGGAGGTGCGCAAACGCGCCTGCACCGACACGGAGGGGAAACTCGACGAATCGGCGCTCAACGCCATGAATTCGGCCTACTATAAGACCGATTTCATGGAAGAGCTGCTAGACGAACGTTCGCGCGAACTCTGCGTCGAGGGCTGGAGACGCATCGACCTGATCCGCACGGGCAAAATGACGGAGGTGATCGGCGGAATAAAAACCGTCAATGACACCGGCAACAAATATTACTACTTCGCCCCGCAGATGGAGCCGATCAAGAACAATTACAAACCGTACAAGATATGGATGCCGGTACCCAAGCGCGAACGCGAAGTGAACAAAAACCTGAGCCAAAATCCGGGGTACTCGCAGACGATCTGA
- a CDS encoding right-handed parallel beta-helix repeat-containing protein, which produces MNKLTVFCAVACLTTSAAAQNYPDLYEILDRQKGQILIEIPKGTYTLDVRNNGPYKFHNLTDVHINGNGSTVICNNQEQAFSFYNCVRVELRDLTIDYDPLCFTQGEITAVAEDGSWFDVRIDKGYPVTGLAANRVQFYDPQTRLLKRNSITTYTSNYSELKQLGHNLFRAVKNGTWSAGEQVGDLVVMDVKTDKPNAGVHTIMLNKCYNTKLENVTVYGSNTFSFFEKEGYANEYKNCVVDRGPMPQGIAPRLRSGNADGIHSSQARKGPTVTGCKVGHNGDDCIIVCGRSFPVGSADAAKRTIDLVTRETHPVFRRGDRLVVVGYDGKRKGELRLVSINRFDPTEEQRNAVTRGYPSLLSKPSYKLGFRLKVKQMPFEIGPGDVVFNADAVGSGFLVKDNEVGHVRSRGILIKGIDGVVSSNKITGCAMQGILMSPEIEWMGGGFSSNVQIVGNTIEECMFERGNPRLPPGALSLFYITGDAKVADPGAFMNITVQKNKVTDCPYPAIVVTSVDGLKMSDNEVENSKEVTRNHGKRYGADTGAPIWEKNNVKK; this is translated from the coding sequence ATGAACAAACTGACTGTTTTCTGTGCTGTCGCATGCCTCACGACATCTGCGGCAGCACAGAATTACCCGGATCTATACGAGATCCTCGACCGACAGAAAGGCCAGATCCTCATCGAAATACCCAAAGGCACCTATACGCTCGACGTGCGTAACAATGGGCCGTACAAGTTCCACAACCTGACCGATGTCCACATTAACGGCAACGGATCGACGGTCATCTGCAACAATCAGGAGCAGGCGTTCAGCTTTTACAACTGCGTGCGGGTGGAGCTGCGCGACCTGACCATCGACTACGATCCGCTCTGCTTTACGCAGGGCGAGATTACGGCCGTGGCCGAAGACGGAAGCTGGTTCGACGTCCGGATCGACAAGGGGTATCCCGTAACCGGTCTGGCCGCCAACCGCGTGCAGTTCTACGATCCGCAGACACGCCTGCTCAAGCGCAACAGCATCACCACCTACACGAGCAACTACTCCGAGCTGAAACAGCTCGGTCACAACCTCTTCCGGGCCGTCAAGAACGGAACGTGGAGCGCAGGCGAGCAGGTCGGGGATCTGGTAGTCATGGACGTCAAAACGGACAAACCAAATGCCGGCGTCCATACCATCATGCTCAACAAGTGCTACAACACCAAACTCGAAAACGTTACGGTATACGGATCCAATACCTTTTCTTTCTTCGAGAAAGAAGGTTACGCCAACGAATACAAGAACTGCGTTGTCGATCGCGGCCCCATGCCACAGGGCATCGCACCCCGCCTGCGTTCAGGCAACGCAGACGGCATCCACAGCAGTCAGGCCCGAAAAGGCCCGACTGTCACGGGGTGCAAGGTGGGCCATAACGGCGACGACTGTATCATCGTCTGCGGACGCTCATTCCCGGTCGGATCGGCGGATGCCGCAAAGAGGACGATCGACCTGGTGACGCGCGAAACTCACCCCGTATTCCGGCGCGGCGACAGATTGGTTGTGGTCGGTTACGATGGAAAACGCAAAGGCGAGCTCCGGCTGGTTTCGATCAACCGCTTCGACCCGACCGAAGAGCAGCGCAACGCCGTGACGAGGGGCTATCCCTCGCTGCTGTCGAAACCCTCCTACAAACTCGGGTTCCGGCTCAAGGTGAAGCAGATGCCGTTCGAAATCGGCCCCGGCGACGTGGTTTTCAATGCCGATGCGGTCGGCAGCGGATTCCTCGTCAAAGACAACGAAGTGGGGCACGTACGTTCGCGCGGAATCCTGATCAAGGGTATCGACGGAGTAGTGTCTTCGAACAAGATAACCGGATGCGCCATGCAGGGAATACTCATGTCGCCCGAAATCGAATGGATGGGAGGAGGCTTCTCCTCGAACGTACAGATCGTCGGCAATACGATCGAGGAATGCATGTTCGAGCGCGGCAATCCGCGCTTGCCTCCTGGAGCGCTGTCGCTCTTCTACATCACCGGCGACGCGAAAGTCGCGGATCCGGGCGCATTCATGAACATCACCGTTCAAAAGAACAAGGTAACCGACTGTCCCTACCCGGCAATCGTCGTCACGTCGGTCGACGGGCTGAAGATGTCGGACAACGAGGTCGAAAACTCAAAAGAGGTGACGCGTAACCACGGAAAGCGGTACGGCGCCGACACGGGTGCGCCAATCTGGGAAAAGAACAACGTAAAGAAATAG
- a CDS encoding right-handed parallel beta-helix repeat-containing protein gives MGIVILLMSMVCGTAYAQSKIIDIADYKGRYDTQDMTPFIYTLLENIPADNPVKLVFPEGTYHFWPEFAAGKYHCITNHDNGYRHFAFPLTGRRNIEIDGGGSEFIFHGRIIPFLIEDSHGVTLRNFTVDWEIPFTLEGKVTAADPERQRIEIEIPDEFGHAFENGKLIMRAEGWEERILGENIVFDPRTMATAYRSDDYYIPKPDNFDIRVTPKAPGRYELQTRFVRALPPVGTILTFKGVFTQNRHSPAIHATASSGVLVEDVTIHHCGGMGLIAEKTDNVTVRRLQVVLRKGSPRIITTTADATHFCNCRGTVLIEECIFENMLDDATNVHGSYVRVTGITAPNQVIARINHPQQAGYEFAGKGDEIDVVDGQTLLAKHTLRVKKSERINAHYIRLTFTSPVEGRLTVGDGLENMSWYPELIFRNNVVRNNRARSILVSTPRKVIIEGNTFSSMMSAILFEGDMDHWYESGAVRDVTIRNNKFLDGTYGGADFPTIFINPHQKKEVPGHPYERNITIEGNLFRTFNEQLLRAKSVGGLIFRDNTIELSEKYKPYNDLPTIDIRNSQQVVIENNRYKKPGKIKIVEK, from the coding sequence ATGGGAATCGTCATACTCCTCATGAGTATGGTCTGCGGTACGGCATATGCCCAAAGCAAAATAATCGACATCGCAGACTATAAAGGCCGGTACGACACGCAGGACATGACCCCGTTCATCTACACCCTGCTCGAAAACATCCCGGCGGACAACCCGGTAAAACTGGTATTCCCCGAAGGCACCTACCATTTCTGGCCGGAATTCGCCGCCGGGAAATACCACTGTATCACCAACCACGACAATGGATACCGGCATTTCGCATTCCCGCTGACAGGACGGCGGAACATCGAGATCGACGGCGGCGGCTCGGAATTCATCTTCCACGGCCGGATCATCCCGTTTCTGATCGAGGATTCGCACGGCGTGACGCTGCGCAATTTCACCGTCGACTGGGAAATTCCGTTCACGCTGGAAGGAAAGGTTACGGCTGCGGATCCGGAACGGCAACGTATCGAAATCGAGATTCCGGACGAATTCGGCCATGCGTTCGAAAACGGCAAGCTCATCATGCGGGCAGAAGGCTGGGAAGAACGTATTCTGGGCGAAAATATCGTTTTCGACCCCCGCACCATGGCCACCGCCTACCGCAGCGACGACTACTATATTCCCAAGCCGGACAATTTCGACATACGCGTTACGCCGAAGGCCCCCGGCCGGTATGAACTCCAAACCCGGTTCGTACGCGCCTTACCGCCCGTCGGAACGATCCTGACATTCAAAGGCGTCTTCACCCAGAACCGGCATTCGCCTGCGATCCACGCGACCGCCTCGTCCGGTGTACTGGTCGAAGACGTAACCATCCACCACTGCGGCGGCATGGGACTGATCGCCGAAAAGACCGACAACGTAACAGTCCGCAGGCTGCAGGTGGTTCTGCGGAAAGGAAGCCCCCGGATAATAACGACCACGGCGGACGCCACGCACTTCTGCAACTGCCGGGGAACCGTACTGATCGAAGAGTGCATTTTCGAGAACATGCTCGACGACGCGACCAACGTACACGGCTCCTACGTCCGCGTGACCGGAATCACGGCGCCCAATCAGGTCATCGCCCGCATTAACCACCCCCAGCAGGCCGGGTATGAATTCGCCGGGAAAGGCGACGAAATCGACGTCGTGGACGGGCAGACCCTGCTTGCGAAACACACCCTGCGGGTGAAAAAATCGGAACGCATCAATGCCCATTACATCCGGCTGACGTTCACCTCACCTGTCGAAGGCAGACTCACGGTCGGCGACGGGCTGGAAAACATGTCGTGGTACCCCGAACTGATCTTCCGGAACAACGTCGTGCGCAACAACCGGGCGAGAAGTATTCTGGTCAGCACGCCCCGGAAGGTCATCATCGAAGGCAATACATTCTCATCCATGATGTCCGCCATTCTGTTCGAAGGAGACATGGATCACTGGTACGAATCGGGAGCCGTGCGCGACGTAACGATCCGCAACAACAAGTTCCTAGACGGCACATACGGCGGCGCCGATTTCCCGACGATATTCATCAACCCGCACCAGAAAAAAGAGGTTCCGGGCCATCCCTACGAACGCAACATCACGATCGAAGGCAATCTTTTCCGAACATTCAACGAACAACTGCTTCGGGCGAAATCCGTCGGAGGACTGATTTTCAGAGACAATACCATCGAATTATCGGAGAAATACAAACCTTACAACGACCTTCCGACGATCGACATTCGGAACTCGCAGCAGGTCGTCATCGAAAACAACCGATACAAGAAACCGGGAAAAATCAAGATCGTCGAGAAATAA
- the thyA gene encoding thymidylate synthase, with product MKQYLDLLRRIKAEGVVRGDRTGTGTKGVFGHQMRFDLSEGFPLLTTKKVFLKGVIHELLWFLAGDTNIKYLVDNGVHIWDNDAFRYYNELCVRHGVLPVDRDTFLRAAQDGVESPVEGYRFGDLNHVYGYQWRSWPKPDGRFIDQIAQAVELIRHNPESRRIIVSAWNVAEIGDMALPPCHVLFQFYVAGGRLSCQLYQRSADTFLGVPFNIASYALLTLMTAQVCGLEPGEFVHTLGDAHLYLNHMEQADEQLSREPRPLPVMRLNPDVKSLFDFRYGDFTLEGYDPWPAIKAPMSF from the coding sequence ATGAAACAATACCTCGACCTGCTGCGGCGGATCAAAGCCGAGGGCGTCGTCCGCGGCGACCGTACCGGCACCGGCACCAAAGGCGTCTTCGGACACCAGATGCGTTTCGACCTTTCCGAAGGCTTCCCGCTGCTGACGACCAAAAAAGTATTCCTGAAAGGCGTGATCCACGAATTGCTGTGGTTCCTGGCGGGCGATACCAATATCAAGTACCTCGTGGACAACGGCGTCCATATCTGGGACAACGACGCTTTCCGCTACTACAACGAACTCTGCGTGCGCCACGGCGTGCTGCCCGTCGACCGGGATACGTTCCTGCGTGCGGCACAGGACGGTGTCGAATCGCCCGTCGAAGGGTATCGGTTCGGCGACCTGAACCATGTGTACGGCTATCAGTGGCGCAGCTGGCCCAAGCCCGACGGCCGCTTCATCGACCAGATCGCGCAGGCAGTCGAACTGATACGGCACAATCCCGAGTCGCGGCGCATCATCGTCTCGGCCTGGAATGTCGCCGAGATCGGGGACATGGCATTGCCGCCTTGCCACGTGTTGTTCCAGTTCTACGTGGCCGGGGGAAGGCTCTCGTGCCAGTTGTACCAGCGCAGCGCCGACACGTTCCTGGGCGTGCCGTTCAATATCGCGTCGTATGCCCTACTGACGCTGATGACGGCGCAGGTATGCGGCCTCGAACCCGGCGAGTTCGTCCATACGCTCGGCGACGCGCACCTTTACCTGAACCACATGGAACAGGCCGACGAGCAGTTGTCGCGCGAACCGCGGCCGCTGCCCGTGATGCGGCTGAACCCCGATGTGAAATCGCTCTTCGATTTCCGCTACGGGGATTTCACGCTCGAAGGCTACGATCCCTGGCCGGCGATCAAGGCGCCGATGTCGTTCTGA
- a CDS encoding UDP-2,3-diacylglucosamine diphosphatase: MYYFASDIHLGAGGEAFAQQTERRFVRWLDDAAQDAEAIFLVGDVFDFWFEYRGVVPKGFVRTLGKLAELTDRGIRVVFFTGNHDMWVGDYLARECGVEIHTSPQQFCLNGKNVFIAHGDNMNIDGQPVLKFLNTVFRSRTLRWLFSWLLHPDLAMRFGHWWSGKSRKSHGAEELDVSLTEPLIEYARRYAAEHDVDHFVFGHMHFPRDYREQSLHVINLGCWEKYPSCAVLDASGGMTLKMLER, from the coding sequence ATGTACTATTTCGCATCGGATATCCACCTGGGCGCAGGCGGCGAGGCGTTTGCGCAGCAGACCGAACGGCGCTTCGTGCGCTGGCTCGACGATGCGGCGCAGGATGCGGAGGCGATTTTCCTGGTGGGTGACGTCTTCGACTTCTGGTTCGAATACCGGGGCGTGGTGCCCAAGGGCTTCGTGCGGACGCTCGGCAAACTGGCCGAACTGACCGACCGCGGTATCCGGGTGGTATTCTTTACGGGAAACCACGACATGTGGGTCGGCGATTACCTCGCCCGCGAGTGCGGCGTCGAGATACATACCTCGCCGCAGCAATTCTGCCTGAACGGTAAAAACGTCTTCATCGCCCACGGCGACAACATGAACATCGACGGACAGCCGGTGCTCAAATTCCTCAATACGGTATTCCGCTCGCGGACGTTGCGCTGGCTCTTTTCGTGGCTGCTGCATCCCGACCTGGCGATGCGCTTCGGGCACTGGTGGAGCGGCAAGTCGCGCAAATCGCACGGTGCCGAGGAACTCGACGTTTCGCTTACCGAGCCGCTGATCGAATATGCCCGCCGGTATGCCGCCGAGCACGACGTCGACCACTTCGTCTTCGGGCACATGCATTTCCCGCGCGACTACCGCGAGCAGAGCCTGCATGTGATAAACCTGGGGTGCTGGGAGAAATACCCTTCGTGCGCCGTGCTGGACGCATCGGGCGGAATGACTTTAAAAATGCTGGAGAGATGA
- a CDS encoding TlpA disulfide reductase family protein, whose translation MNKQTLFVSLTTAVMLCACQSSKVKISGRFVGNDAKDVYLEQVLPLTQSVIDSAVLDKDGNYRFELKGVTKTPSLYNVIYNGERIPLFLAAGEKLSLNSVGSVVRNYTVEGSKESELLRQFYQAFVSGAQRLDNIASQFAKATLSEEDRQALVKEYTAEYYRIRREQLRFIIENKASLAAVYALYQRLPGDTYLFNGDSDVVYYRTVAEAIEQTYPESPYLQSLMGEIARMDARISLSSQITEAGYPDLELSDIYGKKVRLSSLAGKVVLLDFWSAELGNSNTLNAELKEVYKKYADAPVAFEVYQVAIDTSKPLWISAVQEQQLPWVSVSDLRGRASSSLGLYNVQKLPANFLIDKEGNIVGKDIYGKSLEQKLDELTR comes from the coding sequence ATGAATAAACAAACGCTTTTCGTGTCCCTGACCACGGCCGTCATGCTGTGCGCATGCCAGTCGTCGAAGGTGAAGATTTCGGGTCGCTTCGTAGGTAACGATGCCAAGGATGTTTATTTGGAACAGGTATTGCCCCTGACGCAGTCGGTGATCGACTCCGCGGTGCTCGACAAGGACGGTAACTATCGTTTCGAGTTGAAGGGCGTGACGAAGACCCCGTCGCTTTATAATGTAATATATAACGGCGAACGCATTCCGCTGTTCCTCGCCGCCGGCGAGAAACTGTCCCTGAATTCCGTGGGGAGCGTCGTACGCAACTATACGGTCGAAGGTTCGAAGGAGTCGGAACTGCTGCGGCAGTTCTACCAGGCTTTCGTTTCGGGCGCGCAGCGGCTGGATAACATCGCGTCGCAGTTTGCCAAGGCAACGCTGTCCGAGGAAGACCGCCAGGCACTGGTAAAGGAGTACACGGCCGAATACTACCGTATCCGCCGCGAACAGCTGCGGTTCATCATCGAGAATAAAGCGTCGCTGGCGGCGGTCTATGCCCTGTACCAGCGGTTGCCCGGGGACACTTACCTGTTCAACGGCGACAGCGACGTGGTTTATTACCGCACGGTGGCCGAGGCCATCGAACAGACTTATCCCGAATCGCCCTACCTGCAATCGCTCATGGGGGAGATCGCCCGCATGGACGCCCGCATCAGCCTGTCGTCCCAGATTACCGAGGCGGGGTATCCCGACCTCGAGCTGTCGGACATCTACGGCAAGAAGGTGCGTCTCTCGTCGCTCGCGGGGAAAGTCGTGCTGCTCGATTTCTGGTCGGCCGAGCTGGGCAACAGCAATACGCTCAATGCCGAACTGAAGGAGGTCTATAAGAAATATGCCGACGCCCCCGTCGCATTCGAGGTCTACCAGGTTGCCATCGACACGTCGAAGCCCCTGTGGATTTCGGCCGTGCAGGAGCAGCAGCTTCCCTGGGTTTCGGTGAGCGACCTGCGCGGGCGCGCATCGTCGTCGCTGGGACTCTACAACGTGCAGAAACTCCCGGCCAATTTCCTGATCGACAAGGAGGGGAATATCGTCGGGAAGGATATTTACGGCAAGAGCCTCGAACAAAAACTCGATGAACTGACCCGTTGA
- a CDS encoding DUF4290 domain-containing protein, which produces MKKNYNYTRRKLYLPEYGRHIQEMIDSLQLIEDRRERNRQARAVIAVMGNLNPLLRDTADFTHKLWDHLFIMSDFQLDVDSPYPQPSRQELTITPRRMAYTQGRISYKHYGKYVEQMIAGLSGEKDRRTMARTVDNLARYMRTKSYEYNQEHPNNEVIVKDIKRMSGGAIEIDEVALNNLRSDYKQHFTARPQKGPQQRQQQRPQKNRNQQHGRNFSKNNGAHRNSSK; this is translated from the coding sequence ATGAAAAAGAATTATAACTACACACGACGCAAGTTGTACCTGCCCGAGTATGGGCGTCATATCCAGGAGATGATCGACTCGTTGCAATTGATCGAAGACCGCCGCGAGCGCAACCGCCAGGCGCGTGCCGTGATCGCCGTGATGGGCAACCTGAACCCCTTGCTGCGCGATACGGCCGACTTCACCCACAAACTGTGGGATCACCTTTTCATAATGTCTGATTTCCAACTCGATGTGGATTCCCCCTATCCGCAGCCTTCGCGCCAGGAGCTGACCATTACGCCGCGCCGCATGGCCTACACGCAGGGGCGTATCTCCTATAAGCATTACGGCAAGTATGTCGAGCAGATGATCGCCGGGCTTTCCGGGGAAAAAGACCGGCGTACCATGGCGCGCACGGTGGACAACCTGGCCCGGTACATGCGCACGAAGAGCTACGAGTACAACCAGGAGCATCCCAACAACGAAGTGATCGTAAAAGACATCAAACGCATGTCCGGCGGAGCGATCGAAATCGATGAAGTGGCATTAAATAATCTCCGAAGTGACTATAAACAGCACTTTACGGCACGTCCCCAGAAGGGGCCGCAGCAGCGTCAACAGCAGCGCCCGCAGAAAAACCGCAACCAGCAGCACGGGCGCAATTTCTCGAAAAACAACGGCGCACACCGCAATTCGTCGAAATAA
- a CDS encoding sigma-54-dependent transcriptional regulator → MAKVLILDQSKSMRNTLRERLEYEGFSTEAAEDEEAASVMCEKIPFDVILSDTGCKIPDKGVPFIVLSSEVSIDSAVEAVRNGAQDYLTKPIDMNRLLQSIHRTIDDPAPVQAPAAAPARRTRRGHCAQTEHIIGTSPQIEHVRLLIDKVAPCEARVLITGENGTGKELVARWLHAKSNRAAAPFVEVNCAAIPSELIESELFGHERGAFTSAIKQRRGKFEQADGGTLFMDEIGDMSLAAQAKVLRALQENRISRVGSDKDIEVNVRVIAATNKNLREEIRKGNFREDLYHRIGVVVVRVPALREHAQDIPLLVDHFIHTICAEYHIPAKRIEEEALSELQTMPWSGNIRELRNVIERLIILSEERITPADVKAYC, encoded by the coding sequence ATGGCAAAGGTTTTAATTTTAGACCAATCAAAAAGTATGCGAAACACGCTGCGCGAGCGGCTCGAATACGAAGGTTTCTCGACGGAGGCCGCCGAAGACGAAGAGGCGGCCTCCGTCATGTGCGAGAAAATCCCGTTCGACGTCATCCTGTCGGACACCGGGTGCAAAATCCCCGACAAGGGCGTCCCGTTCATCGTGCTGTCATCCGAGGTGTCGATCGACTCGGCCGTGGAAGCCGTACGCAACGGTGCCCAGGACTATCTGACCAAACCCATCGACATGAACCGCCTGCTGCAGTCCATCCACCGCACGATCGACGACCCGGCCCCGGTGCAGGCCCCCGCGGCGGCCCCGGCACGCCGCACCCGCCGCGGACACTGTGCGCAGACGGAGCATATCATCGGCACCTCGCCCCAGATCGAACACGTCCGCCTGTTGATCGACAAGGTCGCGCCGTGCGAAGCGCGTGTGCTGATCACGGGCGAAAACGGCACCGGCAAAGAGCTGGTCGCACGCTGGCTGCACGCCAAAAGCAACCGCGCCGCGGCTCCGTTCGTCGAGGTCAACTGCGCGGCGATCCCCTCGGAACTGATCGAGAGCGAACTCTTCGGCCACGAGCGCGGCGCCTTCACCTCGGCCATCAAGCAGCGAAGGGGCAAGTTCGAGCAGGCCGACGGCGGCACGCTGTTCATGGACGAGATCGGCGACATGTCGCTGGCGGCGCAGGCCAAGGTGTTGCGGGCGCTTCAGGAAAACAGGATCAGCCGCGTAGGCAGCGACAAGGACATCGAGGTCAACGTGCGCGTAATCGCCGCCACGAACAAGAACCTGCGCGAGGAGATCCGGAAGGGCAATTTCCGCGAAGACCTCTACCACCGCATCGGGGTGGTCGTCGTGCGCGTCCCGGCGCTGCGCGAACATGCGCAGGACATCCCGCTGCTGGTCGACCATTTCATACACACAATTTGTGCCGAATACCACATCCCGGCAAAACGCATTGAGGAAGAAGCGCTTAGCGAACTGCAAACGATGCCCTGGAGCGGCAATATCCGCGAACTGCGCAACGTCATCGAGCGGCTCATCATACTCAGCGAGGAGCGCATCACCCCCGCCGACGTCAAGGCCTACTGCTGA
- a CDS encoding TetR/AcrR family transcriptional regulator has protein sequence MAKNNNTERDRDATEQRMLKAVGEMIRRDGFEKLGVNAVAAHCGVSKILIYRYFGSLDGLLAAYIRQHDFWINFPLDIPGRAHLPEFLKKTFRTMIGRLHGDPTLRRLYRWELSSKNELVAALRRQREQAGLELIARVSRKTGLPESEVAVLATFLTASVTYLVLLEEYCPVYNGIPIGEAAGWEQIVLGIDLLIDKTFKE, from the coding sequence ATGGCGAAGAACAACAATACCGAACGTGACCGGGATGCTACCGAACAGCGTATGCTGAAGGCGGTGGGAGAGATGATCCGCAGGGATGGCTTCGAGAAACTCGGGGTCAATGCCGTCGCGGCGCATTGCGGGGTCTCGAAAATCCTTATCTACCGCTATTTCGGTTCGCTGGACGGACTGCTGGCCGCCTATATCCGGCAGCACGATTTCTGGATCAATTTTCCGCTCGACATTCCCGGCCGCGCGCATTTGCCCGAATTCCTGAAAAAGACGTTCCGCACGATGATCGGGCGTTTGCACGGCGACCCTACGCTGAGGCGCCTGTACCGCTGGGAGTTGTCCTCGAAGAACGAACTCGTGGCGGCGCTCCGCAGGCAGCGCGAGCAGGCCGGGCTGGAGTTGATCGCCCGGGTGTCGCGGAAAACCGGGCTGCCCGAATCGGAGGTGGCCGTGCTGGCTACTTTCCTGACGGCTTCGGTGACCTACCTTGTGCTGTTGGAGGAATATTGCCCGGTTTACAACGGGATTCCGATCGGAGAGGCTGCCGGCTGGGAACAGATCGTCCTCGGGATAGACCTGCTGATTGACAAGACTTTCAAGGAATGA